In Sorangium aterium, the genomic stretch GGCCTTGGCGATGCCGGGCAGCTCGTCGAGCGCGCCCTCGATGAGGAGCGCCCCGGCGGCCCCATCCATGACCTGGATGGCCGTGGAGCCGTGGATGTGAGGGTGGTACCAGTCCGTGCCCTCGTGGTGGATCCCGTCCTCGTCCAGGTCCCAGCGGTACCGGGCGCTCTCTCCCGGCCCCACCTCGTGCAGCACGTGGTCGCCGAAATACCTCCCTTCGGGCGCGCAGCCGTCCCCCTCGCACGGGTCCGCGGGATCGTCCGTCGCGAAGTTGGGCTGCACGTGCAGGCCGTGGCCGTGCAAGTTCGTCAGGTTGAAGTCGTGGCACGACCTGCTGCCATGGCCCATCATGCTCGCGATCTCGCGGAAGTCGCTCTTCGTGAAGTCGTTATGCAGGTTCACGTGGACCTTGCGATCCTCGCCCTTCGGAATGCGGATCGTGGGGCCGCTCGTCATTCCGTTGTACGCGCGGAGACAGAACCGGCGCCCGTCGATCTCGACCTCGCTCGGGCCGAAACGCAGCTCGTACGCTCCATCCGCGCCCGGCTGGAGCTCGGGGGGGTCCTCGTATGTGGACGTCGGCCGCGGCGTCGTGCTCGTCGTGCTCGTCTCCTCGCCTCCGCCGCAGCCTGCGAGCGCCGCGAGGGAGAGGGTTAGCGCCGCGAGCGAGCCTGTGCGCCTGAGCGTGTGCGAATCGTCTCGTGCCATCGACTTGTCTCCTCCTTCCGCGACACTATCGAGCGGCGCCGCATGTGGATGGCCGAAGACGGTCACCCCTGGCTAGAATGCGGACAGTGGCAGGGTGTATGGACCTCGAAGAGCTTCGCGCCTTCCTCGCCGTGGTCGAGGCCGGCTCCTTCCTGGGCGCGGCCCGCGCGCTCGGCTCGTCGCGCACGACGCTCCGGCGTCAGGTCGCGTCGCTGGAGGCGCGCGCCGGCGTCCTCCTGCTCGAGAGCGTGCGGAACGGCGTCGTGCCGACCGAGGCCGGGCAGGTGCTCGCCCGGAAGGGGCGCGGCATGGTGCAGGAGGCCGCCGCGCTCCTCGCCTCGATCCGGGAGGTGGGCGACGCGCCCTCGGGCACCCTGCGGGTCATCCTGCCCGTGGGGCTGCCGCCGCACATGATGACGCCGCTCTTCGCCGCCGTTCGGAGCGCGTATCCGAGGCTCCACGTCCACTGCCGCTTCAGCAACGATCCGCTGGGGGAGGCGCTCACGGACATCGACATCGCTGTCCACTTCGGCGAGGACGCGCCGAGCGGACACTGGATATCGCACGTCGTCCTGCGCGTCCGCGAGTGGCTCATCGCCAGCCGCGCGTACCTGGAGAAGCGCGGCACGCCACGGACGATCGACGATCTGAAGCACCACGAGCTGTTCGCGTGGCAGGCCCCGGGCGAGGACGCGCGCACCTGGCGGACATGGCGGGGCGCGCCCTTCACCGTCCAGCCGGCCCTCATCGCGACGGACATCCACTTCATCCGGCACTGCTGCATCTCCGGCCTGGGCATCGGCCTCGTCCCCGACGCGCTCGTGCCCGACCCCGACGTGGGGCCGGGCGTGCTCGTGCCCGTGCTGCCCGACGTGGTGGGGCAGGAGCGGCCCGTGCGGCTCAGCGTCCCGGGGGCGCTGTCGGAGATACCGAAGATCAAGGTGTTCATCGGGCACGTGCGCGCGTCGCTCGGGAAGCTGTAGCGGGGCGCCGATCGGAGCGCGCCGCCGCTGCGCCCTGCGCTCACGTCCTCTCAGCCCCATCCTCCACCTGCTGTTGCGAACGGACGGTAACCCGCCCTATACTCCGCGTTTGGCTTGATGGCGCGTCACACGGCCCCCGATCCCGAGACCCTCAGCGATCCCGCGCGCGCCGCCGCCGCGGCCGTGCTCGACCCATCCGGGCGATGACGCCGGCGGAGCTGATTCACTATCTGGAGGAGTGCCGCGCGCTCGCAGCCGCGGAGATCCGGCGCATCATCCCGGCAGACCAGCGCTCCGGCGCGGCGCTGTATCAGCTGATGCTCGACTACCCCCTCCGGGAGGCCAAGGGACTCAGGCCTGCGCTCTGCATCGCGACGTGCCGCGCGCTCGGCGGGAAGCTGGAGTCAGTCGTGCGCTCGGCGGCCGTGCTCGAGCTCTACCACAACGCCTTTCTCATCCACGACGACATCGAGGACGAGTCGCTGATGCGCCGCGGCGGCATGACGTTGCACCGCGCCCACGGCGTACCGATCGCGGTGAACGTGGGCGACGCCATGCTCGCACTCTCGCTCCAGCCGCTCCTCGACAACATCGGCGTCATCGGGCTGGGCCCCTCGCTGCGCGTCCTCCAGGCGGTGGCGCGGATGACGCGAGAGTCGGTGGAGGGGCAGGCCATCGAGCTCGACTGGGTGCGCCGGGAGGTGTGGGACCTCTCGGACGACGATTACATCCACATGGTGGAGCAGAAGACCTGCTGGTACAGCTTCATCACGCCCGTCGTGCTCGGGGCGATCACGGCGCGCCTCGAGCCGGTGCGCACCGAGCGGCTCTCCGAGTTCGCGCGCAGGCTCGGCGTCGCGTTCCAGATCCAGGATGACGTCCTGAACCTGGCCGGCGACGTGGGCGAGTACGGCAAGGAGATCGGCGGCGACCTCTGGGAGGGCAAGCGGACGCTGATGCTGCTTCACATGATGCGCCATGCGACGCCGGAGGAGCGCGCCGAGGCGGCGCGGATCCTGTCCCTGGCCCGCCCGCGCGGCACGGAGGGGGAGCCGGCGGTGCCTCCGGTGATCGATGCGACGCTCGCGCGGCTGGTCGACCGAGGAGAGCTGACCACGGCCGGGCGGGATCAGGTGTGCGCCGCGGTGGAAGAGGCGCACCGCGGCGGCGACACCGTGAAGACCACCGAGCAGGTGCGCTTTCTTCAGGAGCTGATCGCGCGATATGACAGCATCGAGCACGCGCGGGCGGTGGCGCGCGCCTGGGTGGAAGAGGCCCAGCGCGCGCTCGACGCCTGCAAGGGATGGTTGCTGCCCTCTGCGCACCGCGATCTCCTGGAGGCCCTGGTCTCGTATGTGTTCGAACGCGTCAGGTGAGTGATGGAAGAGATCTTTCGGATGTTCGCGGAAGCCTATCGCGCCAGCGTGGCGCATCCGTTCCTGGGAGGCTCGCTGTCGGGAGCGCCGTTTGCGGGAGCTCCTCGCGGAGCTCCGCTGCCGGGGCCGTCGGGCGGCGAGCCGGCGGCGGCGGAGCACGCAGGTGCGTCGCCGCCGGGCCCCGCTGGCAGCCCATGGGGGGTCGCACCTGCGCCAGGACTGCCGCATTCGCCCTCGATGTTCGACTGGATCCGCGTCCAGGCGCTCATCTACGAAGAGGTGCGGCGCATCCACGACCTCCTTGTCGAGCGCCTGGTCGCGCCGGCTTTGCACAGCTCCGCGCGAGGGCCGGATGGTGCCGCCGGGGCCGTGCCGCCCGAGGGGGCGACGGCCGATCCGCGCGAGCGCGAGGTCGTCGACGTCTTGTGCCGGGCGCAGCTCCTCCTGTTCCGGCACCCCGTCGCGGCACAGGCCGCCTTTTCTACCCTGATCGCCGAGGGGAGGCGGTTCGCCGCGACCCCGGAGGGCGCCGCGTGGACGGCGGCGCTCGCGTCCTCGGATCTGCTCCGCCACGGCCGGCGTGTGTGGGATGCGGTGTCGCTCAACCTGTTGGAAGAAGATCCAGAGACCATCGTCCCCTCGGCGTACCTGGAGGCACTGCTCAGCGCCGCGAAATCCGCCGATCTCGACGGCTTGCTGAACGCGTTGCGGGACGCGCTGGGGGAGGGCGGCCGTGCCCCTGCTCGATAGCGTCCGCGACGAGTTCGCGAACCGCAATGCGCTCCTGCACCTTCTCCTGGGCGCCATCTCGATGGGCCGCAGGCTCGACGCGCTCCTCCCCGGTGCGCCGGCGATGTCGGAGCCGTCCGCGGGGGCACCCGAGAAGCGCCGCCTGCCGCCTCCGGACGGCGCCCCGCACGGCACGTCGGCAGGCGATCCCCGCGGAGCCAGCGATCAGCTCCTCTATCTGGTGCTCGGCGCGATCTCCCTCCGCCGAGCGCTGATGGCCGAGCTCGAACCCCTGCACGCCGCGCACGCCGCGGCCGTGCGGCAGGGCGCCGCGGGAGCGCAGGATCCCGCGGGACAGGCCGCGACGCTGCGGGATCTGCTCCGGTGATCCCCGCGCCGCCCTTCCCCGTGCCGTCACCGGAGATCACCGCCGCGCTGCCCGGGATCGATTACTTCCGGCGCTCGCCGTCGCGCCTCACCGGCAGAGCCGATCACAAGGAGTGGCAGCACTTCCTGGTCCACACCGAGGCGGCTCACCTGCTCGTGAACTTCAACCTCACCGACGATCGCTGGGCTCGTGACGCGGTGCGCGCCGAGACCGCGCGGCTCATCGTGCTCGCGCGCGTCGGCGCCGGATGGGACGGCGAGATGGACCGCTTCGAGGAGACCGACGTCGAGGTGATCCCGGGCGGCATGAGCGCGCGCTTCGGCAGGAACGCGATGGGCTTCGAGGGCGGGCGGTACATGCTCTCGATCGCGCTGCGCGGCCGCCCGATCGCGGCCGAGCTCGAGCTCGTGCCGACGACCTTTCCCGCGCGCTGGTTGAATCAGCCGCTCTCGCGAGACAGGTACCTCTCGTGGGCGTTCGTGCCCCGCCTCATGGCGCGTGGCACCCTCTCCATCGGCGGCCGCGCCGAGCGCATCGAGTCCGCGCCCGCGTACCACGATCACAACTGGGGGCGCTTCCTCTGGGGCGACGATTTCTCGTGGGAGTGGGGCTCGGCGTTGCCGTGGGACGCGGGCAACGCGTGGAGCCTCGTCCACGTGCGGATGGCAGACCGCGGCCGCTCGGTGGTGCGCTATCAGGGGCTGTTCCTCTGGCGGGGCGCGCACCCGTTCCGGATCTTCCGCGACGAGGAGATGAGCGTGACCCACGACGGCTGCTTCGATCTTACGAGGCCGCTCAAGATTCCACGCGTCATGGCGATGCTGTCGCCCGGCACGGCGAGCGACGTGCCGCGGCGGATGGAGGTGCGCGCGCGTGGCGGCGGCGACGACCTCCGGGTGTGCTTCGAGTCGGAGGACGTCGCTCAGGTGGTGATGCCGAGCGAGCAGGATCTGGAAGGGGTCGTCACGCTGAACGAGGTGAGCGGGCGGGTCACCGTGGAGGGGCGCGTCCGCGGCATGCGCGTCGAGATGGAGGGCCCCGGTGTCTTCGAGTTCATCCGCGACTAGGGGCTCCGTGGCGGCGCTGCTCGACGAGTCGTTCGCGACGCTGGCGAGGGAGCTGCCAGAGGCCTACGCGCGGATGTGCGCGCGGTTCGCCGGGAAGACGGTGCGGATCGAGGTGGACGGCGAGCGCTTCGTGGCCGCCTTCGAGAGCGCAGCGGCGCGCGTGCGCCGGGTGGGCACGGAGGACGACGTGGGCGCCGACGCGTCGATCACGACGAGCCGGCGAGCGATCCGGGACGTGCTCGAGGCACGGCGGTCGCTCTCGGACGCGGTGCTCGCCGACGAGGTGGAAGCGGTGGCGCCGCTCGACAGCCTGGTGGAGGTCCTCGCCGGTCTATCGATGTACGTGCACGGCGCTGTGCGGTGTCCGTCGTTCCCGCGGCTCCTAGAGCGGTTTCAGGGGCTGCTGGCGGGCGACGAGGAAGTGTGAGACTCCAGGAGGAGCGAGGCGGCGCCCTCCGCGGCCCCGAGCAAGCGACCTTGCACGACGATCCCGCTGCGACGAGGCTTCCATGACGAACGTTGCAAATTCCGGTCTTCGAGAGAGCGAGCAAGAGGGCGCCGCCGAGGCCGGCGGCCATTCCGGTCCGCGCGTGACCGTCTACGGCGCTGGCATCGCCGGCCTCACCGTCGCGCACGAGCTGGCTGAGCGTGGTTTCAAGGTCCGTGTCGTCGAGCGCGAAGAGGCCTACGACAGGCGCGGTGAGCTGCGCATGGCCATCGGCGGAGTCGCTCGCACGCACTATGCGGCGGCGCGTCGCGACGATACCGGCAGGCCAAAGCCTATCCGGTGTACAAGCGAGCTCCGGACGGCGGAGGCGCGCCTCGATCCGGTCCGCAACCACCACGAGGCCGCTAGCGAACCCGGCGATGCGGACGACGAGCAGGTCGTGCGCGTGCACGCGAGCGCGTGGCGCCCGGTGGCCGTCCAGTTCGGGGTCGGGACCGACGAGCTCATGACCGGTCAGGACGAGGTGTTGAAGACCGAACTGGAGAGGTTCCTCCAGCACACGGACGACGAGGGGCTCCACCGGATTACCGTGACAGGGTATGTCGACGCCGAGCGGTCCAAGGCGTCGCACGGGAACGCTGCCGGCGACGCGCTCCCGGCCGACAAACGCGGGGCCACGGCGCTCGCCGAAGCGCGGGCGCTCGTCGTCAGGCAGCGCGTCGAGGAAGTGTTGGCGGGCGCTCGCTGTGGATACCGAGGCCAGTTCCATGTCGAGCTGCGCGCCGCACGTCCGGGAGAGCTCGCGGCCTCTGCCCTCGGCGAGCTCGTCGAGCACAACCGCATCGCCGTGGTCGACGTGCGCCGCATCATGCTTCCCGGCGAGCACGGCTTTCGATTCTTCCCCTCTTACTACAACCACGTGTTCGACTCGATGCGCCGGATTCCGTTCCTCGACGCGGAGGGGCAAGCGACCGGCCGCACGGTGTACGACAACGTGATGCCGACGCCCAACCAAGGCATCGCCCAGAATGGGCTCAGTCCGCTCATCCTGCCGCGCTCACCCCCGGGGTCGGCCTATGAGCTGAAGGAGCGCTTCTCGGTGATGCGCGAGCTGGGCTACACGCCGCTCGATATCCTGCAGTTCATGCTGAGGACGGTCAGGTACATGTGCACCAGCTCGAAGCGACGGGCAGCGGAGCTGGAGAGGATCTCCTGGTGGGAATTCCTCCAGGGGTACAATCCCGCGAATGGTACGTTGAGGTACAGGTAC encodes the following:
- a CDS encoding LysR family transcriptional regulator → MDLEELRAFLAVVEAGSFLGAARALGSSRTTLRRQVASLEARAGVLLLESVRNGVVPTEAGQVLARKGRGMVQEAAALLASIREVGDAPSGTLRVILPVGLPPHMMTPLFAAVRSAYPRLHVHCRFSNDPLGEALTDIDIAVHFGEDAPSGHWISHVVLRVREWLIASRAYLEKRGTPRTIDDLKHHELFAWQAPGEDARTWRTWRGAPFTVQPALIATDIHFIRHCCISGLGIGLVPDALVPDPDVGPGVLVPVLPDVVGQERPVRLSVPGALSEIPKIKVFIGHVRASLGKL
- a CDS encoding sterol-binding-like protein; the protein is MAALLDESFATLARELPEAYARMCARFAGKTVRIEVDGERFVAAFESAAARVRRVGTEDDVGADASITTSRRAIRDVLEARRSLSDAVLADEVEAVAPLDSLVEVLAGLSMYVHGAVRCPSFPRLLERFQGLLAGDEEV
- a CDS encoding polyprenyl synthetase family protein, which codes for MTPAELIHYLEECRALAAAEIRRIIPADQRSGAALYQLMLDYPLREAKGLRPALCIATCRALGGKLESVVRSAAVLELYHNAFLIHDDIEDESLMRRGGMTLHRAHGVPIAVNVGDAMLALSLQPLLDNIGVIGLGPSLRVLQAVARMTRESVEGQAIELDWVRREVWDLSDDDYIHMVEQKTCWYSFITPVVLGAITARLEPVRTERLSEFARRLGVAFQIQDDVLNLAGDVGEYGKEIGGDLWEGKRTLMLLHMMRHATPEERAEAARILSLARPRGTEGEPAVPPVIDATLARLVDRGELTTAGRDQVCAAVEEAHRGGDTVKTTEQVRFLQELIARYDSIEHARAVARAWVEEAQRALDACKGWLLPSAHRDLLEALVSYVFERVR